In Sphaeramia orbicularis chromosome 12, fSphaOr1.1, whole genome shotgun sequence, the following proteins share a genomic window:
- the aif1l gene encoding allograft inflammatory factor 1-like, whose protein sequence is MPSSHNVQGGKAFGQLKEQQRQKLEEINKEYLEDQKYRDEEDLAEKLEGFKNKYAEFDLNDQGEIDLMGLKRTMEKLGVPKTHLELKKMIVEVTGGSSNTINYRDFVKMMLGKRSAVLKLVLIFEDKANGSPCKPSGPPPKRDIASLP, encoded by the exons ATGCCTTCGAGTCACAACGTCCAAg gtgGGAAGGCCTTTGGACAATTAAAGGagcaacagagacaaaaattggAAGAAATAAATAAG GAATACTTGGAAGACCAGAAATACAGGGATGAAGAAGACCTGGCAGAGAAATTGGAGGGTTTTAAAA ATAAATATGCTGAGTTTGACCTGAATGACCAGGGGGAGATTG ATCTGATGGGTCTGAAGAGAACGATGGAGAAGCTGGGGGTACCCAAGACCCACTTGGAGTTGAAAAAAATGATCGTAGAAGTGACCGGTGGCAGCAGCAACACCATCAACTACAGAGACTTTGTCAAGATGATGCTTGGCAAGCGCTCAGCTGTGCTCAAACT TGTCTTGATCTTTGAGGACAAAGCCAACGGATCCCCCTGCAAACCCTCAGGACCTCCTCCAAAGCGGGACATTGCTAGCCTGCCTTAA